A single Metarhizium brunneum chromosome 5, complete sequence DNA region contains:
- the VCX1_2 gene encoding Vacuolar calcium ion transporter, which yields MPGADSHPQLAASIRARRRAMAEGRAAADDAEAPGRDESIPPVARTQSMFLRMRTETHYQEIATLLQELYSSPTKALLVFAPAGIAAGFLRLHVVVVFALNFIALVPLSALVLYTILAFTADYALLGGLLRAVFGNATELTLGMCALLQGKAQLAQWIMIGSILTYCLFVLGFSFLVASYGKKKEPFSRTRTSIMSSLVMSGSICLAIPTVIAMAVEEKHHADKVNRDPLFLSRATSLVQMFLFLAYLVFRFRTHNRIFPRNPNAPRLSRTSTGVSSVSGSSRGSGPSHVNMTLVGLGALALTALCSYYLVRSLAGATKALGVSESFVALVVVPQAGSLMKAVTIIRHTRSSPDALPSGMGRLDFAIRSIMTNVFDTELFILPMLVLLGWAVGEPMKLSFGLFEAVIFLMAILTMTYLVQHGKTTYFEGIMLMGTYLSIAIALYVRPDVTKTSLSALGIRRF from the exons ATGCCCGGCGCCGATAGCCACCCACAGCTCGCAGCAAGCAttcgagctcgacgacgcgccatggccgaagGCAGGGCAGCCGCAGACGACGCCGAGGCGCCTGGAAGAGACGAGTCGATACCGCCCGTCGCCAGGACCCAGTCCATGTTTCTGCGGATGCGGACAGAAACGCATTACCAAGAGATCGCGACTCTGCTGCAGGAGCTCTACTCCAGCCCGACCAAGGcgctgctggtgtttgctCCCGCGGGCATAGCGGCGGGCTTTCTGCGTCttcacgtcgtcgtcgtcttcgcccTCAATTTTATCGCCCTCGTGCCTCTTTCCGCCCTGGTTCTCTACACCATTCTCGCATTTACCGCCGACTACGCCCTGCTCGGCGGACTGCTGCGCGCCGTCTTTGGAAATGCTACTGAACTTACG CTCGGCATGTGCGCCTTGCTGCAGGGCAAAGCGCAGCTCGCGCAATGGATCATGATTGGAAGTATTCTGACATATTGCCTCTTT GTGCTGGGCTTCAGTTTTCTCGTGGCTAGCTACGGGAAGAAAAAGGAGCCCTTCAGCAGAACCCGGACctccatcatgtcgtccCTCGTCATGAGCGGTTCCATTTGCCTCGCGATCCCGACCGTGATTGCCATGGCTGTCGAGGAGAAGCACCACGCCGACAAGGTCAACAGGGACCCTCTGTTTCTGTCGCGCGCCACGTCCCTCGTCCAAATGTTCCTGTTCCTGGCATACCTTGTGTTTCGCTTCCGAACGCACAATCGCATCTTTCCCCGGAACCCCAACGCCCCCCGTCTCAGCCGGACCAGTACCGGCGTCTCATCTGTATCCGGGTCGAGCCGTGGATCTGGCCCATCTCATGTGAACATGACCCTCGTGGGTCTGGGGGCTCTTGCACTCACGGCCTTGTGTAGCTATTATCTGGTACGGAGCTTGGCTGGAGCTACCAAGGCTCTGGGCGTGTCCGAGTCCTTTGTGGCGCTGGTCGTGGTGCCCCAGGCCGGCAGCTTGATGAAGGCGGTTACCATCATCAGGCACACTCGATCCAGCCCCGATGCGTTGCCGAGTGGCATGGGCCGtctcgactttgccatccGTTCCATCATGACCAACGTTTTCGACACGGAGCTCTTCATCCTGCCTATGCTGGTCCTGCTTGGCTGGGCGGTGGGCGAGCCTATGAAACTGAGTTTTGGACTTTTCGAAGCCGTCATATTCTTgatggccatcttgaccatgacgtACCTGGTGCAGCATGGAAAAACGACGTATTTCGAAGGAATCATGCTCATGGGGAC GTACCTATCTATTGCCATTGCGTTATATGTCCGACCCGATGTTACCAAAACCAGCCTATCTGCCTTGGGAATTCGTCGTTTTTGA
- the vcx1_1 gene encoding Vacuolar calcium ion transporter gives METSNRPQQPVSTIRRAATSTLARLFHADSLLVFVPLGFAAHWARWPDTLVTLSNVLAIMPLSARLSDASDTMGDRWGSLIGGLINATFGNTVELIVGILAILRHEPRLAQSMMIGSILSDILLVQGCCFITAARGTGVLNVNSAVADTLSTLMIITTVALVLPAALYSTFAAKSGGERDLGRMVLNFSRATALVLLCVYVAYLYFQLKTHSSIFVDEDEDGEDDDQHHDVLPSSLPQSQAAAEEVPQTDRPSMADISVAALTLLVSGLLIAKCTANFMDSLNGTSRALNISKTFIAIIIMPLASNASELAQVVAASRNQKIDFAIGVIIGSILQISLFVLPLLVVVGWILRLPVDLYFEPSQTYILLLAVIMVNQVLQDKHYTFLHGTLLIAV, from the exons ATGGAGACCAGCAACCGGCCGCAGCAGCCCGTATCGACAATCCGGCGGGCGGCCACGAGCACGCTGGCCCGGCTCTTCCATGCCGACTCGTTGCTGGTGTTTGTGCCGTTGGGCTTCGCGGCACACTGGGCGCGATGGCCAGACACGCTCGTCACGCTGAGCAATGTGCTTGCCATCATGCCTCTGTCGGCCCGTCTGTCCGACGCCTCCGACACCATGGGCGACAGATGGGGCAGCTTGATCGGCGGCCTGATCAACGCGACCTTTGGAAACACGGTCGAGCTAATT GTGggcatcctcgccatccttCGACATGAGCCGCGGCTCGCGCAGTCCATGATGATTGGCAGCATCCTCTCCGACATTCTCCTG gtccaaggctgctgcttcaTCACGGCGGCCCGCGGCACCGGCGTGTTGAACGTCAActcggccgtggccgacaCCCTGTCCACCCTCATGATCATCACCACGGTGGCGCTTGTCCTCCCGGCGGCGCTGTACTCGACGTTTGCCGCCAAGTCGGGCGGCGAGAGAGACCTCGGCCGCATGGTGCTCAACTTTAGCCGCGCCACGGCCCTCGTGCTTCTCTGCGTCTACGTCGCCTACCTGTACTTTCAACTCAAGACGCACTCGTCCATTTTTGtagacgaagacgaggatggagaagatgacgaccaGCACCATGATGTCTTGCCGTCTTCGTTGCCGCAGAGCCAggctgctgccgaggaggtTCCGCAGACGGATAGGCCCTCCATGGCAGATATTTCTGTCGCTGCGCTGACGCTGCTCGTGTCCGGGCTTCTCATCGCCAAATGCACGGCAAACTTTATGGATTCCTTGAATGGCACCTCGCGCGCCTTGAATATTTCCAAAAccttcatcgccatcatcatcatgccGCTTGCGAGCAACGCTTCGGAACTGGCACAGGTGGTGGCCGCCTCGAGGAATCAAAAGATTGACTTTGCCATTGGCGTCATTATCGGCAGCATCCTGCAGATATCGCTGTTTGTCTTGCCGTTGCTGGTGGTCGTGGGATGGATACTACGCCTACCCGTGGATCTCTACTTTGAGCCGTCGCAAACCTACATTCTTCTTTTGGCAGTCATCATGGTCAACCAAGTGCTCCAAGACAAGCATTATACTTTTTTACACGGGACATTGCTTATAGCAGTGTAA